The proteins below come from a single Drosophila kikkawai strain 14028-0561.14 chromosome 3R, DkikHiC1v2, whole genome shotgun sequence genomic window:
- the ps gene encoding RNA-binding protein Pasilla isoform X3 — protein sequence MAEDATMETCPSPEIGDSRKRPLDSDPENEQTKRSHFSSGESVCSGIEVEIENNNNNHIHHGETTYHMKILVPAVASGAIIGKGGETIASLQKDTGARVKMSKSHDFYPGTTERVCLITGSTEAIMVVLEFIMDKIREKPDLTTKIIDAESKQTQERDKQVKILVPNSTAGMIIGKGGAFIKQIKEESGSYVQISQKPKDVSLQERCITIIGDKENNKNACKMILSKIVEDPQSGTCLNVSYADVSGPVANFNPTGSPYATNQNAINSSTASLNSTLGTTIGGANSAASLLVNGTGINLSINLGAPNPAPNLAVATQLLEHIKVAMRGSGYSENVTTEVCNALGVLAKYGVLGMGVGVPHTNGAHSTLGNFLGVTTLDQQTAAAASAATASNVFGAVGQVNLEQYAAAAAAAAAASRPTQTQLDAAAVQFDPFRHLGSATAPATTPVSLNNNSFGLTAATGTATTAQLGGLSKSPTPGDLSSKDSKNVEVPEVIIGAILGPNGRSLVEIQHVSGANVQISKKGIFAPGTRNRIVTITGQPSAIAKAQYLIEQKINEEETKRARQIPLTTVVN from the exons ATGGCCGAAGACGCTACCATGGAGACATGTCCAAGTCCTGAAATCGGCGATTCACGCAAAAGGCCACTCGATTCCGATCCGGAAAATGAACAAACTAAACGCTCACATTTCAGTTCCG GTGAGTCAGTTTGTTCTGGAATTGAggttgaaattgaaaataataacaataatcatATTCATCATG GCGAGACAACGTATCACATGAAAATCCTGGTGCCCGCAGTGGCCTCCGGGGCCATCATTGGCAAAGGTGGCGAGACTATCGCCTCCCTGCAGAAGGACACGGGTGCTAGGGTCAAGATGTCCAAGTCTCATGACTTTTATCCAG GCACCACTGAACGCGTTTGCCTGATCACCGGCTCCACGGAGGCCATCATGGTCGTGTTGGAGTTCATCATGGATAAGATCCGTGAGAAGCCCGACCTGACCACAAAGATCATCGATGCCGAGTCGAAACAGACCCAGGAGCGCGACAAGCAGGTCAAGATCCTGGTGCCTAACTCCACCGCCGGCATGATCATCGGCAAGGGTGGTGCTTTCATCAAACAGATCAAGGAGGAGAGCGGCTCCTATGTCCAGATCTCGCAGAAGCCCAAGGATGTCTCGCTCCAGGAGCGTTGCATCACCATCATTGGTGACAAGGAGAATAACAAGAACGCCTGCAAGATGATCCTCTCGAAGATCGTCGAGGATCCTCAGTCGGGCACTTGCCTGAACGTCTCCTATGCGGATGTCAGCGGGCCGGTGGCCAACTTTAATCCGACCGGCTCTCCGTATGCCACTAACCAGAACGCCATCAATTCGAGCACCGCCTCGCTGAATTCCACGCTGGGCACCACCATTGGCGGCGCGAACTCTGCGGCCAGCCTGCTAGTCAACGGCACCGGCATCAATTTGTCCATCAACCTGGGCGCCCCCAATCCGGCGCCCAATCTAGCTGTTGCCACTCAGCTATTGGAGCATATTAAG GTTGCCATGCGCGGCTCTGGCTACTCGGAGAACGTTACTACGGAAGTCTGCAACGCTTTGGGCGTGCTGGCCAAGTACGGCGTTCTTGGCATGGGTGTGGGCGTGCCGCATACCAATGGCGCCCATTCAACGTTGGGCAATTTCCTTGGCGTCACGACGCTGGACCAGCAAACAGCGGCCGCCGCATCCGCGGCCACCGCCAGCAATGTGTTCGGTGCCGTTGGCCAGGTGAATCTGGAGCAGTATGCTGCAGCAgcggccgctgccgccgccgcgaGCCGGCCAACGCAGACGCAACTGGACGCTGCTGCTGTGCAATTCGATCCATTCCGACACCTGGGCTCGGCCACGGCGCCGGCCACCACGCCCGTCTCGCTGAATAATAACAGTTTCGGGCTGACGGCTGCCACGGGCACGGCGACCACGGCGCAGCTGGGCGGTCTCAGCAAGAGCCCCACACCGGGTGACCTAAGCTCCAAGGACTCCAAGAACGTTGAGGTGCCGGAAGTGATTATCGGCGCTATTCTAG GTCCGAACGGTCGTAGTTTAGTTGAAATCCAACATGTTTCTGGCGCAAATGTGCAAATTTCCAAAAAGGGCATATTCGCACCTGGCACTAGAAATCGCATTGTTACCATAACTGGTCAGCCGAGTGCCATTGCCAAAGCGCAATATCTAATTGAACAGAAAATCAACGAGGAGGAGACAAAGAGGGCGCGACAAATTCCATTAACCACTGTTgtgaattaa
- the ps gene encoding RNA-binding protein Pasilla isoform X4 has translation MAEDATMETCPSPEIGDSRKRPLDSDPENEQTKRSHFSSGETTYHMKILVPAVASGAIIGKGGETIASLQKDTGARVKMSKSHDFYPGTTERVCLITGSTEAIMVVLEFIMDKIREKPDLTTKIIDAESKQTQERDKQVKILVPNSTAGMIIGKGGAFIKQIKEESGSYVQISQKPKDVSLQERCITIIGDKENNKNACKMILSKIVEDPQSGTCLNVSYADVSGPVANFNPTGSPYATNQNAINSSTASLNSTLGTTIGGANSAASLLVNGTGINLSINLGAPNPAPNLAVATQLLEHIKVAMRGSGYSENVTTEVCNALGVLAKYGVLGMGVGVPHTNGAHSTLGNFLGVTTLDQQTAAAASAATASNVFGAVGQVNLEQYAAAAAAAAAASRPTQTQLDAAAVQFDPFRHLGSATAPATTPVSLNNNSFGLTAATGTATTAQLGGLSKSPTPGDLSSKDSKNVEVPEVIIGAILGPNGRSLVEIQHVSGANVQISKKGIFAPGTRNRIVTITGQPSAIAKAQYLIEQKINEEETKRARQIPLTTVVN, from the exons ATGGCCGAAGACGCTACCATGGAGACATGTCCAAGTCCTGAAATCGGCGATTCACGCAAAAGGCCACTCGATTCCGATCCGGAAAATGAACAAACTAAACGCTCACATTTCAGTTCCG GCGAGACAACGTATCACATGAAAATCCTGGTGCCCGCAGTGGCCTCCGGGGCCATCATTGGCAAAGGTGGCGAGACTATCGCCTCCCTGCAGAAGGACACGGGTGCTAGGGTCAAGATGTCCAAGTCTCATGACTTTTATCCAG GCACCACTGAACGCGTTTGCCTGATCACCGGCTCCACGGAGGCCATCATGGTCGTGTTGGAGTTCATCATGGATAAGATCCGTGAGAAGCCCGACCTGACCACAAAGATCATCGATGCCGAGTCGAAACAGACCCAGGAGCGCGACAAGCAGGTCAAGATCCTGGTGCCTAACTCCACCGCCGGCATGATCATCGGCAAGGGTGGTGCTTTCATCAAACAGATCAAGGAGGAGAGCGGCTCCTATGTCCAGATCTCGCAGAAGCCCAAGGATGTCTCGCTCCAGGAGCGTTGCATCACCATCATTGGTGACAAGGAGAATAACAAGAACGCCTGCAAGATGATCCTCTCGAAGATCGTCGAGGATCCTCAGTCGGGCACTTGCCTGAACGTCTCCTATGCGGATGTCAGCGGGCCGGTGGCCAACTTTAATCCGACCGGCTCTCCGTATGCCACTAACCAGAACGCCATCAATTCGAGCACCGCCTCGCTGAATTCCACGCTGGGCACCACCATTGGCGGCGCGAACTCTGCGGCCAGCCTGCTAGTCAACGGCACCGGCATCAATTTGTCCATCAACCTGGGCGCCCCCAATCCGGCGCCCAATCTAGCTGTTGCCACTCAGCTATTGGAGCATATTAAG GTTGCCATGCGCGGCTCTGGCTACTCGGAGAACGTTACTACGGAAGTCTGCAACGCTTTGGGCGTGCTGGCCAAGTACGGCGTTCTTGGCATGGGTGTGGGCGTGCCGCATACCAATGGCGCCCATTCAACGTTGGGCAATTTCCTTGGCGTCACGACGCTGGACCAGCAAACAGCGGCCGCCGCATCCGCGGCCACCGCCAGCAATGTGTTCGGTGCCGTTGGCCAGGTGAATCTGGAGCAGTATGCTGCAGCAgcggccgctgccgccgccgcgaGCCGGCCAACGCAGACGCAACTGGACGCTGCTGCTGTGCAATTCGATCCATTCCGACACCTGGGCTCGGCCACGGCGCCGGCCACCACGCCCGTCTCGCTGAATAATAACAGTTTCGGGCTGACGGCTGCCACGGGCACGGCGACCACGGCGCAGCTGGGCGGTCTCAGCAAGAGCCCCACACCGGGTGACCTAAGCTCCAAGGACTCCAAGAACGTTGAGGTGCCGGAAGTGATTATCGGCGCTATTCTAG GTCCGAACGGTCGTAGTTTAGTTGAAATCCAACATGTTTCTGGCGCAAATGTGCAAATTTCCAAAAAGGGCATATTCGCACCTGGCACTAGAAATCGCATTGTTACCATAACTGGTCAGCCGAGTGCCATTGCCAAAGCGCAATATCTAATTGAACAGAAAATCAACGAGGAGGAGACAAAGAGGGCGCGACAAATTCCATTAACCACTGTTgtgaattaa
- the ps gene encoding RNA-binding protein Pasilla isoform X2 produces the protein MNKLNAHISVPMDLQQQQSSPLSENGASPNATPGANTPPAIVAAATAAAAVTASVAASTPTLGNYKTASCWCYGETTYHMKILVPAVASGAIIGKGGETIASLQKDTGARVKMSKSHDFYPGTTERVCLITGSTEAIMVVLEFIMDKIREKPDLTTKIIDAESKQTQERDKQVKILVPNSTAGMIIGKGGAFIKQIKEESGSYVQISQKPKDVSLQERCITIIGDKENNKNACKMILSKIVEDPQSGTCLNVSYADVSGPVANFNPTGSPYATNQNAINSSTASLNSTLGTTIGGANSAASLLVNGTGINLSINLGAPNPAPNLAVATQLLEHIKVAMRGSGYSENVTTEVCNALGVLAKYGVLGMGVGVPHTNGAHSTLGNFLGVTTLDQQTAAAASAATASNVFGAVGQVNLEQYAAAAAAAAAASRPTQTQLDAAAVQFDPFRHLGSATAPATTPVSLNNNSFGLTAATGTATTAQLGGLSKSPTPGDLSSKDSKNVEVPEVIIGAILGPNGRSLVEIQHVSGANVQISKKGIFAPGTRNRIVTITGQPSAIAKAQYLIEQKINEEETKRARQIPLTTVVN, from the exons ATGAACAAACTAAACGCTCACATTTCAGTTCCG ATGgacctgcagcagcaacagtcgTCGCCGCTCAGCGAGAATGGTGCCTCCCCCAATGCCACCCCAGGTGCCAACACACCGCCAGCAAttgtggcagcagcaacagcagcagcagcggtcaCAGCATCTGTAGCAGCGTCAACGCCCACGCTGGGCAACTATAAGACTGCCTCCTGCTGGTGTTACG GCGAGACAACGTATCACATGAAAATCCTGGTGCCCGCAGTGGCCTCCGGGGCCATCATTGGCAAAGGTGGCGAGACTATCGCCTCCCTGCAGAAGGACACGGGTGCTAGGGTCAAGATGTCCAAGTCTCATGACTTTTATCCAG GCACCACTGAACGCGTTTGCCTGATCACCGGCTCCACGGAGGCCATCATGGTCGTGTTGGAGTTCATCATGGATAAGATCCGTGAGAAGCCCGACCTGACCACAAAGATCATCGATGCCGAGTCGAAACAGACCCAGGAGCGCGACAAGCAGGTCAAGATCCTGGTGCCTAACTCCACCGCCGGCATGATCATCGGCAAGGGTGGTGCTTTCATCAAACAGATCAAGGAGGAGAGCGGCTCCTATGTCCAGATCTCGCAGAAGCCCAAGGATGTCTCGCTCCAGGAGCGTTGCATCACCATCATTGGTGACAAGGAGAATAACAAGAACGCCTGCAAGATGATCCTCTCGAAGATCGTCGAGGATCCTCAGTCGGGCACTTGCCTGAACGTCTCCTATGCGGATGTCAGCGGGCCGGTGGCCAACTTTAATCCGACCGGCTCTCCGTATGCCACTAACCAGAACGCCATCAATTCGAGCACCGCCTCGCTGAATTCCACGCTGGGCACCACCATTGGCGGCGCGAACTCTGCGGCCAGCCTGCTAGTCAACGGCACCGGCATCAATTTGTCCATCAACCTGGGCGCCCCCAATCCGGCGCCCAATCTAGCTGTTGCCACTCAGCTATTGGAGCATATTAAG GTTGCCATGCGCGGCTCTGGCTACTCGGAGAACGTTACTACGGAAGTCTGCAACGCTTTGGGCGTGCTGGCCAAGTACGGCGTTCTTGGCATGGGTGTGGGCGTGCCGCATACCAATGGCGCCCATTCAACGTTGGGCAATTTCCTTGGCGTCACGACGCTGGACCAGCAAACAGCGGCCGCCGCATCCGCGGCCACCGCCAGCAATGTGTTCGGTGCCGTTGGCCAGGTGAATCTGGAGCAGTATGCTGCAGCAgcggccgctgccgccgccgcgaGCCGGCCAACGCAGACGCAACTGGACGCTGCTGCTGTGCAATTCGATCCATTCCGACACCTGGGCTCGGCCACGGCGCCGGCCACCACGCCCGTCTCGCTGAATAATAACAGTTTCGGGCTGACGGCTGCCACGGGCACGGCGACCACGGCGCAGCTGGGCGGTCTCAGCAAGAGCCCCACACCGGGTGACCTAAGCTCCAAGGACTCCAAGAACGTTGAGGTGCCGGAAGTGATTATCGGCGCTATTCTAG GTCCGAACGGTCGTAGTTTAGTTGAAATCCAACATGTTTCTGGCGCAAATGTGCAAATTTCCAAAAAGGGCATATTCGCACCTGGCACTAGAAATCGCATTGTTACCATAACTGGTCAGCCGAGTGCCATTGCCAAAGCGCAATATCTAATTGAACAGAAAATCAACGAGGAGGAGACAAAGAGGGCGCGACAAATTCCATTAACCACTGTTgtgaattaa
- the ps gene encoding RNA-binding protein Pasilla isoform X5 yields the protein MRKFCLRESVCSGIEVEIENNNNNHIHHGETTYHMKILVPAVASGAIIGKGGETIASLQKDTGARVKMSKSHDFYPGTTERVCLITGSTEAIMVVLEFIMDKIREKPDLTTKIIDAESKQTQERDKQVKILVPNSTAGMIIGKGGAFIKQIKEESGSYVQISQKPKDVSLQERCITIIGDKENNKNACKMILSKIVEDPQSGTCLNVSYADVSGPVANFNPTGSPYATNQNAINSSTASLNSTLGTTIGGANSAASLLVNGTGINLSINLGAPNPAPNLAVATQLLEHIKVAMRGSGYSENVTTEVCNALGVLAKYGVLGMGVGVPHTNGAHSTLGNFLGVTTLDQQTAAAASAATASNVFGAVGQVNLEQYAAAAAAAAAASRPTQTQLDAAAVQFDPFRHLGSATAPATTPVSLNNNSFGLTAATGTATTAQLGGLSKSPTPGDLSSKDSKNVEVPEVIIGAILGPNGRSLVEIQHVSGANVQISKKGIFAPGTRNRIVTITGQPSAIAKAQYLIEQKINEEETKRARQIPLTTVVN from the exons ATGCGGAAATTCTGTTTGC GTGAGTCAGTTTGTTCTGGAATTGAggttgaaattgaaaataataacaataatcatATTCATCATG GCGAGACAACGTATCACATGAAAATCCTGGTGCCCGCAGTGGCCTCCGGGGCCATCATTGGCAAAGGTGGCGAGACTATCGCCTCCCTGCAGAAGGACACGGGTGCTAGGGTCAAGATGTCCAAGTCTCATGACTTTTATCCAG GCACCACTGAACGCGTTTGCCTGATCACCGGCTCCACGGAGGCCATCATGGTCGTGTTGGAGTTCATCATGGATAAGATCCGTGAGAAGCCCGACCTGACCACAAAGATCATCGATGCCGAGTCGAAACAGACCCAGGAGCGCGACAAGCAGGTCAAGATCCTGGTGCCTAACTCCACCGCCGGCATGATCATCGGCAAGGGTGGTGCTTTCATCAAACAGATCAAGGAGGAGAGCGGCTCCTATGTCCAGATCTCGCAGAAGCCCAAGGATGTCTCGCTCCAGGAGCGTTGCATCACCATCATTGGTGACAAGGAGAATAACAAGAACGCCTGCAAGATGATCCTCTCGAAGATCGTCGAGGATCCTCAGTCGGGCACTTGCCTGAACGTCTCCTATGCGGATGTCAGCGGGCCGGTGGCCAACTTTAATCCGACCGGCTCTCCGTATGCCACTAACCAGAACGCCATCAATTCGAGCACCGCCTCGCTGAATTCCACGCTGGGCACCACCATTGGCGGCGCGAACTCTGCGGCCAGCCTGCTAGTCAACGGCACCGGCATCAATTTGTCCATCAACCTGGGCGCCCCCAATCCGGCGCCCAATCTAGCTGTTGCCACTCAGCTATTGGAGCATATTAAG GTTGCCATGCGCGGCTCTGGCTACTCGGAGAACGTTACTACGGAAGTCTGCAACGCTTTGGGCGTGCTGGCCAAGTACGGCGTTCTTGGCATGGGTGTGGGCGTGCCGCATACCAATGGCGCCCATTCAACGTTGGGCAATTTCCTTGGCGTCACGACGCTGGACCAGCAAACAGCGGCCGCCGCATCCGCGGCCACCGCCAGCAATGTGTTCGGTGCCGTTGGCCAGGTGAATCTGGAGCAGTATGCTGCAGCAgcggccgctgccgccgccgcgaGCCGGCCAACGCAGACGCAACTGGACGCTGCTGCTGTGCAATTCGATCCATTCCGACACCTGGGCTCGGCCACGGCGCCGGCCACCACGCCCGTCTCGCTGAATAATAACAGTTTCGGGCTGACGGCTGCCACGGGCACGGCGACCACGGCGCAGCTGGGCGGTCTCAGCAAGAGCCCCACACCGGGTGACCTAAGCTCCAAGGACTCCAAGAACGTTGAGGTGCCGGAAGTGATTATCGGCGCTATTCTAG GTCCGAACGGTCGTAGTTTAGTTGAAATCCAACATGTTTCTGGCGCAAATGTGCAAATTTCCAAAAAGGGCATATTCGCACCTGGCACTAGAAATCGCATTGTTACCATAACTGGTCAGCCGAGTGCCATTGCCAAAGCGCAATATCTAATTGAACAGAAAATCAACGAGGAGGAGACAAAGAGGGCGCGACAAATTCCATTAACCACTGTTgtgaattaa
- the ps gene encoding RNA-binding protein Pasilla isoform X6 yields the protein MRKFCLRETTYHMKILVPAVASGAIIGKGGETIASLQKDTGARVKMSKSHDFYPGTTERVCLITGSTEAIMVVLEFIMDKIREKPDLTTKIIDAESKQTQERDKQVKILVPNSTAGMIIGKGGAFIKQIKEESGSYVQISQKPKDVSLQERCITIIGDKENNKNACKMILSKIVEDPQSGTCLNVSYADVSGPVANFNPTGSPYATNQNAINSSTASLNSTLGTTIGGANSAASLLVNGTGINLSINLGAPNPAPNLAVATQLLEHIKVAMRGSGYSENVTTEVCNALGVLAKYGVLGMGVGVPHTNGAHSTLGNFLGVTTLDQQTAAAASAATASNVFGAVGQVNLEQYAAAAAAAAAASRPTQTQLDAAAVQFDPFRHLGSATAPATTPVSLNNNSFGLTAATGTATTAQLGGLSKSPTPGDLSSKDSKNVEVPEVIIGAILGPNGRSLVEIQHVSGANVQISKKGIFAPGTRNRIVTITGQPSAIAKAQYLIEQKINEEETKRARQIPLTTVVN from the exons ATGCGGAAATTCTGTTTGC GCGAGACAACGTATCACATGAAAATCCTGGTGCCCGCAGTGGCCTCCGGGGCCATCATTGGCAAAGGTGGCGAGACTATCGCCTCCCTGCAGAAGGACACGGGTGCTAGGGTCAAGATGTCCAAGTCTCATGACTTTTATCCAG GCACCACTGAACGCGTTTGCCTGATCACCGGCTCCACGGAGGCCATCATGGTCGTGTTGGAGTTCATCATGGATAAGATCCGTGAGAAGCCCGACCTGACCACAAAGATCATCGATGCCGAGTCGAAACAGACCCAGGAGCGCGACAAGCAGGTCAAGATCCTGGTGCCTAACTCCACCGCCGGCATGATCATCGGCAAGGGTGGTGCTTTCATCAAACAGATCAAGGAGGAGAGCGGCTCCTATGTCCAGATCTCGCAGAAGCCCAAGGATGTCTCGCTCCAGGAGCGTTGCATCACCATCATTGGTGACAAGGAGAATAACAAGAACGCCTGCAAGATGATCCTCTCGAAGATCGTCGAGGATCCTCAGTCGGGCACTTGCCTGAACGTCTCCTATGCGGATGTCAGCGGGCCGGTGGCCAACTTTAATCCGACCGGCTCTCCGTATGCCACTAACCAGAACGCCATCAATTCGAGCACCGCCTCGCTGAATTCCACGCTGGGCACCACCATTGGCGGCGCGAACTCTGCGGCCAGCCTGCTAGTCAACGGCACCGGCATCAATTTGTCCATCAACCTGGGCGCCCCCAATCCGGCGCCCAATCTAGCTGTTGCCACTCAGCTATTGGAGCATATTAAG GTTGCCATGCGCGGCTCTGGCTACTCGGAGAACGTTACTACGGAAGTCTGCAACGCTTTGGGCGTGCTGGCCAAGTACGGCGTTCTTGGCATGGGTGTGGGCGTGCCGCATACCAATGGCGCCCATTCAACGTTGGGCAATTTCCTTGGCGTCACGACGCTGGACCAGCAAACAGCGGCCGCCGCATCCGCGGCCACCGCCAGCAATGTGTTCGGTGCCGTTGGCCAGGTGAATCTGGAGCAGTATGCTGCAGCAgcggccgctgccgccgccgcgaGCCGGCCAACGCAGACGCAACTGGACGCTGCTGCTGTGCAATTCGATCCATTCCGACACCTGGGCTCGGCCACGGCGCCGGCCACCACGCCCGTCTCGCTGAATAATAACAGTTTCGGGCTGACGGCTGCCACGGGCACGGCGACCACGGCGCAGCTGGGCGGTCTCAGCAAGAGCCCCACACCGGGTGACCTAAGCTCCAAGGACTCCAAGAACGTTGAGGTGCCGGAAGTGATTATCGGCGCTATTCTAG GTCCGAACGGTCGTAGTTTAGTTGAAATCCAACATGTTTCTGGCGCAAATGTGCAAATTTCCAAAAAGGGCATATTCGCACCTGGCACTAGAAATCGCATTGTTACCATAACTGGTCAGCCGAGTGCCATTGCCAAAGCGCAATATCTAATTGAACAGAAAATCAACGAGGAGGAGACAAAGAGGGCGCGACAAATTCCATTAACCACTGTTgtgaattaa
- the ps gene encoding RNA-binding protein Pasilla isoform X7 encodes MESIMKAALDGDAELLMQHLGFDYEQPEPESPPQPQHFTYRYQQSTPTHMQQLACNYQPRHSTNNNNNNNTTSSPSSTHSLASSSSNKSSSDSSSSSSNSGSINISNISNISPHRAAYSLAVHSYKQQQSQANPSHVLHHQMDLQQQQSSPLSENGASPNATPGANTPPAIVAAATAAAAVTASVAASTPTLGNYKTASCWCYGESVCSGIEVEIENNNNNHIHHGETTYHMKILVPAVASGAIIGKGGETIASLQKDTGARVKMSKSHDFYPGTTERVCLITGSTEAIMVVLEFIMDKIREKPDLTTKIIDAESKQTQERDKQVKILVPNSTAGMIIGKGGAFIKQIKEESGSYVQISQKPKDVSLQERCITIIGDKENNKNACKMILSKIVEDPQSGTCLNVSYADVSGPVANFNPTGSPYATNQNAINSSTASLNSTLGTTIGGANSAASLLVNGTGINLSINLGAPNPAPNLAVATQLLEHIKVAMRGSGYSENVTTEVCNALGVLAKYGVLGMGVGVPHTNGAHSTLGNFLGVTTLDQQTAAAASAATASNVFGAVGQVNLEQYAAAAAAAAAASRPTQTQLDAAAVQFDPFRHLGSATAPATTPVSLNNNSFGLTAATGTATTAQLGGLSKSPTPGDLSSKDSKNVEVPEVIIGAILGPNGRSLVEIQHVSGANVQISKKGIFAPGTRNRIVTITGQPSAIAKAQYLIEQKINEEETKRARQIPLTTVVN; translated from the exons ATGGAGAGTATTATGAAGGCGGCCTTGGATGGAGATGCTGAGCTGCTGATGCAGCATTTGGGCTTTGATTACGAgcagccagagccagagagCCCGCCACAGCCACAACATTTCACATACCGATATCAGCAATCAACGCCCACACATATGCAGCAATTAGCTTGTAACTATCAGCCACGACAttccaccaacaacaacaacaacaacaataccaCGTCGTCGCCCTCATCCACACACTcgctggccagcagcagcagcaacaaaagcagcagcgacagcagcagcagcagcagcaacagcggcagcatcaaCATAAGCAACATTAGCAACATCAGCCCCCATAGAGCTGCATACTCATTAGCCGTTCATAGCTATAAGCAGCAACAGAGCCAGGCTAACCCCAGTCATGTTCTGCACCATCAGATGgacctgcagcagcaacagtcgTCGCCGCTCAGCGAGAATGGTGCCTCCCCCAATGCCACCCCAGGTGCCAACACACCGCCAGCAAttgtggcagcagcaacagcagcagcagcggtcaCAGCATCTGTAGCAGCGTCAACGCCCACGCTGGGCAACTATAAGACTGCCTCCTGCTGGTGTTACG GTGAGTCAGTTTGTTCTGGAATTGAggttgaaattgaaaataataacaataatcatATTCATCATG GCGAGACAACGTATCACATGAAAATCCTGGTGCCCGCAGTGGCCTCCGGGGCCATCATTGGCAAAGGTGGCGAGACTATCGCCTCCCTGCAGAAGGACACGGGTGCTAGGGTCAAGATGTCCAAGTCTCATGACTTTTATCCAG GCACCACTGAACGCGTTTGCCTGATCACCGGCTCCACGGAGGCCATCATGGTCGTGTTGGAGTTCATCATGGATAAGATCCGTGAGAAGCCCGACCTGACCACAAAGATCATCGATGCCGAGTCGAAACAGACCCAGGAGCGCGACAAGCAGGTCAAGATCCTGGTGCCTAACTCCACCGCCGGCATGATCATCGGCAAGGGTGGTGCTTTCATCAAACAGATCAAGGAGGAGAGCGGCTCCTATGTCCAGATCTCGCAGAAGCCCAAGGATGTCTCGCTCCAGGAGCGTTGCATCACCATCATTGGTGACAAGGAGAATAACAAGAACGCCTGCAAGATGATCCTCTCGAAGATCGTCGAGGATCCTCAGTCGGGCACTTGCCTGAACGTCTCCTATGCGGATGTCAGCGGGCCGGTGGCCAACTTTAATCCGACCGGCTCTCCGTATGCCACTAACCAGAACGCCATCAATTCGAGCACCGCCTCGCTGAATTCCACGCTGGGCACCACCATTGGCGGCGCGAACTCTGCGGCCAGCCTGCTAGTCAACGGCACCGGCATCAATTTGTCCATCAACCTGGGCGCCCCCAATCCGGCGCCCAATCTAGCTGTTGCCACTCAGCTATTGGAGCATATTAAG GTTGCCATGCGCGGCTCTGGCTACTCGGAGAACGTTACTACGGAAGTCTGCAACGCTTTGGGCGTGCTGGCCAAGTACGGCGTTCTTGGCATGGGTGTGGGCGTGCCGCATACCAATGGCGCCCATTCAACGTTGGGCAATTTCCTTGGCGTCACGACGCTGGACCAGCAAACAGCGGCCGCCGCATCCGCGGCCACCGCCAGCAATGTGTTCGGTGCCGTTGGCCAGGTGAATCTGGAGCAGTATGCTGCAGCAgcggccgctgccgccgccgcgaGCCGGCCAACGCAGACGCAACTGGACGCTGCTGCTGTGCAATTCGATCCATTCCGACACCTGGGCTCGGCCACGGCGCCGGCCACCACGCCCGTCTCGCTGAATAATAACAGTTTCGGGCTGACGGCTGCCACGGGCACGGCGACCACGGCGCAGCTGGGCGGTCTCAGCAAGAGCCCCACACCGGGTGACCTAAGCTCCAAGGACTCCAAGAACGTTGAGGTGCCGGAAGTGATTATCGGCGCTATTCTAG GTCCGAACGGTCGTAGTTTAGTTGAAATCCAACATGTTTCTGGCGCAAATGTGCAAATTTCCAAAAAGGGCATATTCGCACCTGGCACTAGAAATCGCATTGTTACCATAACTGGTCAGCCGAGTGCCATTGCCAAAGCGCAATATCTAATTGAACAGAAAATCAACGAGGAGGAGACAAAGAGGGCGCGACAAATTCCATTAACCACTGTTgtgaattaa